The Actinocatenispora sera genome has a window encoding:
- a CDS encoding MFS transporter, whose product MVRYGRGRQGAILVALWLAVLVVGLDTMVLSVALATLSKDLGASNAQLQWVTDAYTLALAALLLPVGLLSDRYGRRTVLLAGLAVFGLASAACAEVDSPAQLIAARAVLGIGAAVLLSVPLSIVPTVFRAADKPTGTAATAPGTAGTSGSDGTAVGGGGRTLPTSTALAILVSGMMLGLPLGPLLGGWLLGHFWWGSVFLINVPIVLVAMIVVALTIPQSRAVTRRPDLLGVALSTLGLVALVYGVIEGPERGWTSLPVLVGLGAAVPLLAGFVAWQARARQPLVRLGLFADRRFSVGVLAMTLAGFALFGVVFVLPQYVQVVLGTDAFGAGVRLLPLIAGMLVAAPVGDRLCRRFGRRLPVAGGLLVVTAGLMVQSRVDVSSGYRLTTVAMLIEGFGISLALSPAMDSALATFGTDDAATGSSLVQAIRQVGAALSIAILGSVLNAAYRDRLDPALTGLPPAAAHAARGSVGGAAEVAHRMGPAGAPLRAAADGAFVHGMSVMLLVCAVAAAVSAVAAALLLPNRDRPVPEPAATRPAGAEPAALATGGPHNGRHEG is encoded by the coding sequence ATGGTCCGGTACGGACGGGGGCGGCAGGGCGCGATCCTCGTCGCGCTGTGGCTCGCGGTACTGGTGGTCGGGCTGGACACGATGGTGCTCAGCGTCGCGCTGGCCACCCTGAGCAAGGACCTGGGCGCGAGCAACGCCCAGCTGCAGTGGGTCACCGACGCGTACACGCTGGCGCTCGCCGCGTTGCTGCTGCCGGTGGGCCTGCTCTCCGACCGGTACGGGCGGCGCACCGTGCTGCTCGCCGGCCTCGCCGTGTTCGGGCTGGCGTCCGCGGCCTGCGCCGAGGTCGACTCGCCGGCGCAGCTGATCGCCGCACGCGCGGTGCTCGGGATCGGTGCCGCGGTGCTGCTGTCGGTACCGCTGTCGATCGTGCCGACCGTCTTCCGCGCCGCCGACAAGCCGACCGGCACCGCCGCCACGGCGCCCGGCACCGCCGGCACGAGCGGTAGCGATGGCACGGCGGTCGGCGGCGGGGGGCGGACGCTGCCGACGTCGACGGCGCTGGCGATCCTGGTGTCCGGGATGATGCTCGGGCTGCCGCTCGGGCCGCTGCTCGGCGGCTGGCTGCTCGGCCACTTCTGGTGGGGCTCGGTGTTCCTGATCAACGTGCCGATCGTGCTGGTCGCGATGATCGTGGTGGCGCTGACCATCCCGCAGTCGCGGGCGGTGACCCGCCGGCCCGACCTGCTCGGCGTGGCGCTGTCCACGCTCGGGCTGGTCGCGCTGGTCTACGGCGTCATCGAGGGCCCGGAGCGCGGCTGGACCAGCCTGCCGGTACTGGTCGGGCTCGGTGCGGCGGTCCCGCTGCTGGCCGGGTTCGTGGCCTGGCAGGCGCGGGCGCGGCAACCGCTGGTACGGCTCGGTCTGTTCGCCGATCGCCGCTTCTCCGTCGGCGTGCTGGCGATGACGCTCGCCGGTTTCGCGCTGTTCGGCGTCGTGTTCGTGCTGCCGCAGTACGTGCAGGTGGTGCTCGGCACCGACGCGTTCGGCGCCGGGGTACGGCTGCTGCCGCTGATCGCCGGGATGCTGGTGGCGGCGCCGGTCGGCGACCGGCTGTGCCGGCGGTTCGGCCGCCGGCTGCCGGTTGCCGGCGGCCTGCTGGTGGTCACCGCCGGGCTGATGGTGCAGTCCCGGGTCGACGTGTCGAGCGGCTACCGGCTGACCACGGTGGCGATGCTGATCGAGGGGTTCGGCATCTCCCTGGCCCTGTCGCCGGCGATGGACTCGGCGCTCGCCACCTTCGGTACCGATGACGCCGCCACCGGCTCGTCGCTGGTGCAGGCGATCCGGCAGGTCGGCGCCGCGCTGAGCATCGCGATCCTGGGCAGCGTGTTGAACGCCGCGTACCGGGACCGGCTCGACCCGGCGCTGACCGGACTGCCGCCGGCGGCGGCGCACGCCGCCCGCGGATCGGTCGGCGGCGCCGCCGAGGTGGCGCACCGGATGGGTCCGGCCGGCGCGCCGCTGCGGGCCGCGGCCGACGGCGCGTTCGTGCACGGCATGTCGGTGATGCTGCTGGTCTGCGCGGTCGCGGCCGCGGTCAGTGCGGTGGCCGCCGCGCTGCTGCTGCCGAACCGGGACCGGCCGGTACCCGAACCTGCGGCGACGCGACCGGCCGGGGCCGAGCCGGCGGCGCTGGCCACGGGCGGGCCGCACAATGGACGGCATGAAGGCTGA
- a CDS encoding class II 3-deoxy-7-phosphoheptulonate synthase: protein MQREWHDLRFPGLDTTSMLTTRDADEHEVAKLGLDAWRELPRDQGVNWPDQAEVDQVGQVLSAVPPVVAPYEVDQLRARLAEVCEGRAFLLQGGDCAETFVSNTEQHLLANARTLLQMAIVLTYGASMPVVKVGRVAGQYAKPRSKQTDALGLSAYRGDMINSLDATPEARVADPQRMIRAYANAAAAMNMLRAYLSGGLADLHQVHTWNKDFVRSSAAGERYEAIGREIDRALRFMNACGMSDADELRQVTLYGSHEALVLEYERALTRVAGDAAYDLSGHFVWVGERTRRMDGAHIDFVSRIANPIGVKIGPSTTPETAIELAERLNPDNIPGRLTMISRMGNGRVRDALPPIVEKVTAAGAKVVWQCDPMHGNTFESSNGYKTRQFDRIVDEVLGYFEVHRGQGTHPGGIHVELTGEDVTECLGGAQALEELHLPTRYETACDPRLNTQQSLELAFLVAEMLRG from the coding sequence GTGCAGCGAGAATGGCATGATCTGCGCTTCCCCGGCCTGGACACGACCAGCATGCTGACCACCCGCGATGCCGACGAGCACGAGGTGGCCAAGCTCGGACTGGACGCCTGGCGCGAGCTACCGCGCGACCAGGGCGTCAACTGGCCGGACCAGGCCGAGGTCGACCAGGTCGGCCAGGTGCTGTCGGCGGTGCCGCCCGTCGTCGCGCCGTACGAGGTGGACCAGCTGCGGGCGCGCCTGGCCGAGGTGTGCGAGGGGCGCGCGTTCCTGCTGCAGGGCGGCGACTGTGCGGAGACGTTCGTCTCCAACACCGAGCAGCACCTGCTGGCCAACGCCCGCACGCTGCTGCAGATGGCGATCGTGCTGACCTACGGCGCGAGCATGCCGGTGGTGAAGGTCGGCCGGGTGGCCGGGCAGTACGCGAAGCCGCGGTCCAAGCAGACCGACGCGCTGGGCCTGTCCGCCTACCGCGGCGACATGATCAACTCGTTGGACGCCACCCCCGAGGCGCGGGTGGCCGACCCGCAGCGGATGATCCGCGCGTACGCCAACGCGGCGGCGGCGATGAACATGCTCCGGGCGTACCTGTCCGGTGGCCTCGCCGACCTGCACCAGGTGCACACCTGGAACAAGGACTTCGTGCGCTCGTCGGCCGCGGGCGAGCGGTACGAGGCGATCGGCCGGGAGATCGACCGCGCGCTGCGGTTCATGAACGCCTGCGGCATGTCCGACGCCGACGAGCTGCGCCAGGTCACCCTGTACGGCAGCCACGAGGCGCTGGTGCTGGAGTACGAGCGGGCCCTGACCCGGGTCGCCGGCGACGCCGCGTACGACCTGTCCGGGCACTTCGTCTGGGTCGGCGAGCGCACCCGCCGGATGGACGGCGCGCACATCGACTTCGTCTCCCGCATCGCCAACCCGATCGGCGTCAAGATCGGCCCGAGTACCACCCCGGAGACCGCGATCGAGCTGGCCGAGCGGCTCAACCCGGACAACATCCCGGGCCGGCTCACCATGATCAGCCGGATGGGCAACGGCCGGGTGCGCGACGCGCTGCCACCCATCGTGGAGAAGGTCACCGCCGCCGGCGCCAAGGTCGTCTGGCAGTGCGATCCCATGCACGGCAACACGTTCGAGTCGTCCAACGGGTACAAGACCCGGCAGTTCGACCGGATCGTGGACGAGGTCCTCGGCTACTTCGAGGTGCATCGCGGCCAGGGCACCCACCCCGGCGGCATCCACGTCGAACTCACCGGCGAGGACGTCACCGAATGCCTCGGTGGCGCGCAGGCCCTGGAGGAACTGCACCTGCCCACCCGGTACGAGACGGCCTGCGACCCGCGCCTGAACACCCAGCAGTCGCTCGAACTGGCCTTCCTCGTCGCCGAAATGCTCCGCGGCTGA
- a CDS encoding ABC transporter permease yields the protein MSLPDLATSGPAIPQIPIGSWADHLVTWLKFNIGVLFDGIKSVVETVVSGLSDALIAVPWPVMILIFILLGLWLRTWKFAIFALLGPLLIVSMQLWDDAMMTLALVIVAAAVSLVLAIPIGIAAAQSAWVSRIVKPILDLMQTMPQFVYLIPAVILLGLGPAPGLVATVVFAMPPGVRFTELGIRQVNHEVVEAGEAFGASPWKVLLRIKLPLSLGTMMAGVNQVIMLTLSMVVIAGMLSAPGLGQDVVGAVSQTDVAGGFQSGLAVVILAIVLDRLTAGLGERAAPEARLARRARALKRRQAKARGASTDAAPAAKVNA from the coding sequence ATGTCTCTGCCTGATCTGGCCACCTCCGGCCCGGCGATCCCGCAGATCCCGATCGGCAGCTGGGCCGACCATCTGGTCACCTGGCTCAAGTTCAACATCGGCGTGCTGTTCGACGGCATCAAGTCGGTCGTCGAGACGGTCGTCTCCGGGCTGTCCGACGCGCTGATCGCGGTGCCGTGGCCGGTGATGATCCTCATCTTCATCCTGCTCGGCCTGTGGCTGCGCACCTGGAAGTTCGCCATCTTCGCGTTGCTCGGCCCGCTGCTGATCGTGTCGATGCAGCTGTGGGACGACGCGATGATGACGTTGGCGTTGGTGATCGTGGCGGCGGCGGTGTCGCTGGTCCTCGCGATACCCATCGGCATCGCCGCGGCGCAGAGCGCCTGGGTGTCGCGGATCGTCAAACCGATCCTCGACCTGATGCAGACGATGCCGCAGTTCGTGTACCTGATCCCGGCCGTGATCCTGCTCGGTCTCGGCCCGGCGCCCGGCCTGGTGGCGACCGTCGTGTTCGCGATGCCACCCGGGGTGCGGTTCACCGAGCTGGGCATCCGGCAGGTCAACCACGAGGTGGTCGAGGCCGGCGAGGCGTTCGGCGCGTCCCCGTGGAAGGTGCTGCTGCGCATCAAGCTGCCGCTGTCGCTCGGCACGATGATGGCCGGCGTCAACCAGGTGATCATGTTGACCCTGTCGATGGTCGTGATCGCCGGCATGCTCTCCGCGCCCGGCCTCGGCCAGGACGTGGTCGGCGCGGTGTCGCAGACCGACGTCGCCGGCGGGTTCCAGAGCGGCCTGGCCGTGGTGATCCTCGCCATCGTCCTGGACCGGCTCACCGCCGGACTGGGCGAACGCGCCGCGCCGGAGGCGCGGCTCGCCCGCCGGGCGCGTGCGTTGAAACGGCGGCAGGCCAAGGCCCGCGGCGCGAGCACGGACGCCGCCCCGGCGGCCAAGGTGAATGCCTGA
- a CDS encoding threonine aldolase family protein, translating into MIDLRSDTVTRPTPGMREAMANAEVGDDVYGEDPTVNALEREVAEAFGHEAALWTPTGSMANQIGLQLLVSPGQELLCDVQAHVARYEMGAAAAFGGITTRTWPELSVPDIEALVSPPGGYSVPTVALAVENTHNMRGGTVLPLAQLRAMRDLADRYELGLHCDGARIWHAHVADGVGFAEYGRLFDTLSVCLSKGLGAPAGSLLLSTADNIARARLIRKRLGGGMRQVGILAAAGRYALAHHVDRLAEDHAKAARLAEALAPYVPGEVRTNIVVLQVPNGPELAAAAEKQGVRFGAIGPTAARLVTHYDVTDDDITRTIEVLTALLSG; encoded by the coding sequence GTGATCGATCTGCGCAGTGACACGGTGACCCGGCCGACGCCGGGGATGCGGGAAGCGATGGCGAACGCCGAGGTCGGCGACGACGTGTACGGCGAGGATCCGACCGTGAACGCGCTGGAGCGCGAGGTCGCGGAGGCGTTCGGGCACGAGGCGGCGCTGTGGACGCCGACCGGTTCGATGGCCAACCAGATCGGCCTGCAGCTGCTCGTGTCGCCGGGCCAGGAACTGCTGTGCGACGTGCAGGCGCACGTCGCGCGGTACGAGATGGGCGCCGCTGCGGCGTTCGGTGGGATCACCACCCGCACCTGGCCGGAGCTGTCCGTGCCGGACATCGAGGCGCTCGTCTCCCCGCCCGGCGGGTACAGCGTGCCGACGGTGGCGCTGGCGGTGGAGAACACCCACAACATGCGCGGCGGTACGGTGCTGCCGCTCGCGCAGCTGCGGGCGATGCGCGACCTGGCCGACCGGTACGAGCTGGGGCTGCACTGCGACGGGGCGCGGATCTGGCACGCGCACGTGGCCGACGGGGTCGGGTTCGCCGAGTACGGCCGGCTGTTCGACACCCTGTCGGTGTGCCTGTCCAAGGGGCTCGGCGCGCCGGCCGGGTCGCTGCTGCTGTCCACGGCCGACAACATCGCCCGGGCCCGACTGATCCGCAAGCGGCTGGGTGGCGGCATGCGGCAGGTCGGCATCCTCGCCGCCGCCGGCCGGTACGCGCTGGCGCACCACGTCGACCGGCTGGCGGAGGACCACGCGAAGGCGGCCCGGTTGGCCGAGGCGCTTGCGCCGTACGTGCCGGGGGAGGTCCGGACCAACATCGTGGTGCTGCAGGTGCCGAACGGGCCGGAGCTGGCCGCCGCCGCGGAGAAGCAGGGCGTCCGGTTCGGCGCGATCGGCCCGACCGCGGCCCGGCTGGTGACCCACTACGACGTGACCGACGACGACATCACCCGCACCATCGAGGTGCTCACCGCCCTGCTGTCCGGCTGA
- a CDS encoding TetR family transcriptional regulator produces MKADVPAGAPGLRERKKLKTRRAIQHHALRLIAEQGYDQTTVEQIAAAAEVSPSTFFRYYPTKEDVVLADDYDPLFYRAVLDRPADEKPLVALHSAMMALMPQFAAEAGEDTRQRLRLVLSVPALRGKIIQGVAESTRAIATALAERAGRDTPRYTDEAVAAAYIGVASVAVLRWAESPETLDPAALLEEGIAALRAGS; encoded by the coding sequence ATGAAGGCTGACGTACCGGCGGGGGCGCCGGGTCTGCGGGAGCGCAAGAAGCTCAAGACCCGGCGCGCCATCCAGCATCACGCGCTGCGGCTGATCGCCGAGCAGGGGTACGACCAGACGACGGTGGAGCAGATCGCCGCCGCCGCCGAGGTCTCCCCCAGCACCTTCTTCCGGTACTACCCGACGAAGGAGGACGTGGTCCTCGCCGACGACTACGACCCGCTGTTCTACCGGGCGGTCCTGGACCGGCCGGCGGACGAGAAACCGCTGGTCGCCCTGCACAGCGCGATGATGGCGTTGATGCCGCAGTTCGCGGCGGAGGCCGGCGAGGACACCCGGCAGCGGCTGCGGCTGGTGCTGTCCGTCCCGGCGCTGCGCGGCAAGATCATCCAGGGGGTGGCCGAGTCGACCCGGGCGATCGCCACCGCGCTGGCCGAGCGCGCCGGCCGGGACACCCCGCGGTACACCGACGAGGCGGTCGCGGCCGCCTACATCGGCGTGGCGTCGGTCGCCGTGCTGCGCTGGGCCGAGTCGCCGGAGACCCTCGACCCGGCGGCCCTGCTGGAAGAGGGCATCGCCGCGCTGCGCGCCGGCTCCTGA
- a CDS encoding alkaline phosphatase family protein: MGAVGRTGRAGRARWRLLALAAAVLALAGCTGPTPGHPLAARGWHALTGAHGSPHLPRARDEDPADDRGATTVEGSGGTPVVAGGRTPRPKHVVVVVFENKKANSVIGSRHAPYLTGLAHRGAYLTESYGVAHPSQPNYLALFSGSTHGVTGDRCPERLHADNLAAQLRAAGDSYASYAEGLPSTGFTGCTAPHYDRAIAPWTDFTSVPAGTQRRFSAFPRDYATLPTVSFVLPNMCHNMHYCSVATGDRWARRALDPYARWAQTHDSLLLVTFDEDDDTRVNRIPTILVGQPVRPGRYAEHVDHYTMLRTLEAMYGLRPLGTAADRRPLTDVFRRPAAHPAVVG; this comes from the coding sequence ATGGGCGCCGTTGGCCGGACCGGGCGGGCGGGGCGGGCCCGGTGGCGGCTGCTGGCGCTCGCCGCCGCGGTGCTCGCGCTGGCCGGGTGTACCGGGCCGACGCCCGGCCACCCGCTCGCCGCGAGGGGCTGGCACGCGCTGACCGGCGCGCACGGTTCCCCGCACCTGCCGAGAGCCCGGGACGAGGATCCGGCCGACGACCGTGGCGCCACCACCGTGGAGGGCAGCGGCGGTACTCCGGTGGTGGCCGGCGGGCGCACCCCGCGGCCGAAACACGTGGTGGTCGTGGTGTTCGAGAACAAGAAGGCGAACTCGGTGATCGGCAGCCGGCACGCGCCGTACCTGACCGGGCTCGCGCACCGCGGCGCCTACCTGACCGAGTCGTACGGGGTGGCGCACCCCAGCCAGCCGAACTACCTGGCGCTGTTCTCCGGCAGTACCCACGGGGTGACCGGGGACCGGTGCCCCGAGCGGTTGCACGCGGACAACCTCGCCGCGCAGCTGCGGGCGGCGGGGGACAGCTACGCCTCGTACGCCGAGGGCCTGCCGTCGACCGGCTTCACCGGCTGCACGGCGCCGCACTACGACCGGGCGATCGCGCCGTGGACCGACTTCACCTCGGTACCGGCCGGCACCCAGCGGAGGTTCAGCGCCTTCCCGCGCGACTACGCGACGCTGCCGACGGTCAGCTTCGTGCTGCCGAACATGTGCCACAACATGCACTACTGCTCGGTGGCCACCGGCGACCGGTGGGCCCGGCGCGCGCTCGACCCGTACGCGCGGTGGGCGCAGACGCACGACAGCCTGCTGCTGGTGACGTTCGACGAGGACGACGACACCAGAGTGAACCGGATCCCCACCATCCTGGTCGGTCAACCGGTGCGGCCCGGCCGCTACGCCGAGCACGTCGACCACTACACGATGTTGCGCACCCTGGAGGCGATGTACGGGCTGCGCCCGCTCGGCACCGCCGCCGACCGGCGGCCGCTGACCGACGTGTTCCGGCGGCCCGCCGCTCACCCGGCGGTCGTGGGGTGA
- a CDS encoding glycine betaine ABC transporter substrate-binding protein, with the protein MRRKLVARVVAGVAVALTLSATLAACGKSKEVSGGSGSGEDAKTVTIGVLQGWAEDQVVSELWKQVLEKKGYKVTLKNISDAGPTFTGLAGGDLDLFMDTWLPKTHKTYVDKYGSQMEDLGVWYDQATLDITVPAYMTDVNSIADLKGKASKVDGKIVGIEPGAGLTAAAKDTIKGYGLSDYTLQTSSTTAMLSALKSAYASKKPIVVTLWRPHWAYSAYKLKDLKDPKGLMGAKEKIHTYAHKGFSADHKELAGWLKNFTMPDAQLASLENEALNKQSSNVSAGVTKWMNENQDFVKQMTA; encoded by the coding sequence GTGCGACGGAAACTGGTCGCCCGAGTGGTCGCGGGTGTCGCGGTCGCGTTGACGCTGTCGGCAACGCTGGCAGCGTGCGGGAAGAGCAAGGAGGTCAGCGGCGGCTCGGGTTCGGGTGAGGACGCCAAGACCGTCACCATCGGCGTGCTGCAGGGCTGGGCCGAGGACCAGGTGGTCAGCGAGCTGTGGAAGCAGGTGCTGGAGAAGAAGGGCTACAAGGTCACGCTGAAGAACATCAGCGACGCCGGCCCGACCTTCACCGGCCTCGCCGGCGGTGACCTGGATCTGTTCATGGACACCTGGCTGCCCAAGACCCACAAGACCTACGTGGACAAGTACGGCAGCCAGATGGAAGACCTCGGCGTCTGGTACGACCAGGCCACGCTGGACATCACCGTCCCGGCCTACATGACCGACGTCAACAGCATCGCCGACCTCAAGGGCAAGGCGAGCAAGGTCGACGGCAAGATCGTCGGCATCGAGCCGGGCGCCGGCCTGACCGCGGCCGCGAAGGACACGATCAAGGGCTACGGGCTGAGCGACTACACGCTGCAGACCTCGTCGACCACGGCGATGCTGAGCGCGTTGAAGAGCGCGTACGCCTCGAAGAAGCCGATCGTGGTCACCCTGTGGCGGCCGCACTGGGCCTACTCCGCGTACAAGCTGAAGGACCTGAAGGACCCGAAGGGCCTGATGGGTGCCAAGGAGAAGATCCACACGTACGCGCACAAGGGCTTCAGCGCCGACCACAAGGAGCTGGCCGGGTGGCTGAAGAACTTCACGATGCCCGACGCGCAGCTCGCGTCGCTGGAGAACGAGGCGCTGAACAAGCAGTCCAGCAACGTCAGTGCCGGCGTGACCAAGTGGATGAACGAGAACCAGGACTTCGTCAAGCAGATGACTGCCTGA
- a CDS encoding alkaline phosphatase family protein: MTTGRTVRVLLAAALGLALLAGCGSSGGPGGPPGAATPDGAGSPRTATPGSSGSTAAGTPSTARSGGLPRPAHVLVVVFENKGYDNVVGNAQAPYLNLLAKRGALLTDSHGVAHPSQPNYLALFSGSTQGVTDDSCPHTFHADNLGAQLLAAGHGYASYAEGLPSTGFTGCGNGNYARKHAPWTDFTNVPARTQQPLRALPTDYTKLPQVGFVIPDLCSDMHNCSVATGDRWLSANLGGYVSWAQHHDSLLIVTFDEDEGTGANRIPTILAGAPVRPGRYGGHVDQYTMLRTIEAMYGLPALGAAAHRAPLTGVWR; the protein is encoded by the coding sequence GTGACGACGGGCCGGACGGTACGGGTGCTGCTGGCGGCGGCGCTCGGCCTGGCGCTGCTCGCCGGCTGCGGCTCGTCCGGCGGCCCGGGCGGCCCGCCCGGCGCCGCGACCCCGGACGGCGCCGGTTCGCCCCGCACCGCGACCCCAGGCTCCAGTGGGTCGACGGCGGCCGGCACGCCGTCGACGGCTCGTTCCGGTGGCCTCCCGCGGCCGGCGCACGTGCTCGTCGTGGTGTTCGAGAACAAGGGGTACGACAACGTCGTCGGCAACGCGCAGGCGCCCTACCTCAACCTGCTCGCGAAGCGCGGCGCGCTGCTGACCGACTCGCACGGCGTCGCCCACCCCAGCCAGCCGAACTACCTGGCGCTGTTCTCCGGCAGTACCCAGGGGGTCACCGACGACTCCTGCCCGCACACGTTCCACGCCGACAACCTCGGCGCGCAGCTGCTGGCCGCCGGACACGGTTACGCCTCGTACGCCGAGGGGTTGCCGTCGACCGGGTTCACCGGGTGTGGCAACGGCAACTACGCCCGCAAGCACGCGCCGTGGACCGACTTCACGAACGTACCGGCGCGCACCCAGCAGCCGTTGCGGGCGCTGCCGACCGACTACACGAAGCTGCCGCAGGTCGGCTTCGTCATCCCGGATCTGTGCAGCGACATGCACAACTGCTCGGTGGCCACCGGCGACCGGTGGCTGTCGGCCAACCTCGGCGGCTACGTCAGCTGGGCGCAGCACCACGACAGCCTGCTGATCGTCACGTTCGACGAGGACGAGGGGACCGGCGCGAACCGCATCCCCACCATCCTGGCCGGCGCGCCGGTGCGGCCGGGACGCTACGGCGGCCACGTCGACCAGTACACGATGCTGCGCACGATCGAGGCGATGTACGGCCTGCCCGCGCTCGGCGCCGCCGCCCACCGAGCCCCGCTCACCGGCGTCTGGCGCTGA
- a CDS encoding quaternary amine ABC transporter ATP-binding protein, protein MPAVRADSVYKVFGRRPEQAAKALASGASREQVRAQGATAAVIDASFEVAPGEIFVVMGLSGSGKSTLIRMLNGLWRPTAGTVEIDGIDISKMRPKQLRELRQRKVSMVFQHFALLPHRTVLDNAAYPLEVKGEPTAVRRQKAREALAMVGLEGWEESLPSQLSGGMQQRVGLARAFAAGTDVLLMDEAFSALDPLIRRDMQTQLLELQSRLGKTIVFITHDLNEAMRVGDHIAVMRDGRIVQIGTAEEILTDPANDYVAQFVADVDRTRVLTASSIMEPPVATIGVGGGPRAAAKTMRENQISALFVLGRDRTLAGVVREGPTSEALRHGESSLSSLLDHDIVKIGPDTPVADLFAPAAETPVPLAVVDDDDKLLGVIPRVTLLAALGNGSEEPVPLDDPPPGFDPTASVSVDREGDADVSA, encoded by the coding sequence GTGCCAGCAGTACGCGCAGACTCGGTGTACAAGGTGTTCGGTCGCCGACCGGAGCAGGCCGCGAAGGCGCTGGCTTCGGGGGCGAGCCGAGAGCAGGTCCGCGCGCAGGGCGCCACCGCCGCGGTCATCGATGCATCGTTCGAGGTGGCGCCGGGTGAGATCTTTGTCGTGATGGGGCTGTCCGGTTCGGGCAAATCGACCCTGATCCGGATGCTCAACGGACTGTGGCGGCCGACCGCCGGCACCGTCGAGATCGACGGCATCGACATCAGCAAGATGCGGCCCAAGCAGCTCCGCGAGCTGCGCCAACGCAAGGTCAGCATGGTCTTCCAGCACTTCGCGCTGCTGCCGCACCGCACCGTGCTGGACAACGCCGCGTACCCGCTGGAGGTCAAGGGCGAGCCGACCGCGGTGCGCCGGCAGAAGGCGCGCGAGGCGCTCGCCATGGTTGGCCTGGAAGGCTGGGAGGAGAGCCTCCCGTCGCAGCTGTCCGGCGGTATGCAGCAGCGGGTCGGGCTGGCCCGCGCGTTCGCCGCCGGTACCGACGTGCTGCTGATGGACGAGGCGTTCAGCGCGCTCGACCCGCTGATCCGGCGGGACATGCAGACCCAGCTGCTGGAGCTGCAGAGCCGGCTCGGCAAGACGATCGTGTTCATCACCCACGACCTGAACGAGGCGATGCGGGTCGGCGACCACATCGCGGTGATGCGGGACGGCCGGATCGTGCAGATCGGTACCGCCGAGGAGATCCTGACCGACCCGGCGAACGACTACGTGGCGCAGTTCGTCGCCGACGTGGACCGCACCCGGGTGCTGACCGCAAGCTCGATCATGGAGCCGCCGGTCGCCACCATCGGCGTCGGCGGCGGCCCCCGCGCCGCGGCCAAGACGATGCGGGAGAACCAGATCAGCGCGCTGTTCGTACTCGGCCGGGACCGCACGCTCGCCGGCGTGGTCCGGGAGGGGCCGACCTCGGAGGCGCTGCGGCACGGCGAGTCGAGCCTCAGCTCGCTGCTGGACCACGACATCGTGAAGATCGGCCCGGACACGCCGGTCGCCGACCTGTTCGCGCCGGCCGCGGAGACGCCCGTACCGCTGGCGGTGGTGGACGACGACGACAAGCTGCTCGGCGTGATCCCGCGGGTGACGCTGCTTGCCGCGCTGGGCAACGGCAGCGAGGAGCCCGTACCGCTGGACGATCCGCCTCCGGGGTTCGACCCGACCGCCAGCGTGTCCGTCGACCGGGAAGGGGATGCCGATGTCTCTGCCTGA